A window of the Hordeum vulgare subsp. vulgare chromosome 5H, MorexV3_pseudomolecules_assembly, whole genome shotgun sequence genome harbors these coding sequences:
- the LOC123397699 gene encoding uncharacterized protein LOC123397699 produces MSTPACKDGANLDDNHPNGRRAKSKHAHPFDPENRGPLVFFVLVIIFFCCVIVIAAFNEDAAFNEDQPPGVGDIFLRLIGKSGLDPGASPPTSPAFRLVLDFERTPQTYRRCSGGGNSLLHVSYHDMILAWAQVPDFCIYGDRGIGSVGTLEVEAKADASVLREEVRNLLWSEIQVVGKVKFDVQGEVVGLGYLRCEFFIMKDKAAHVPKSLCILRQ; encoded by the coding sequence ATGTCTACGCCCGCTTGCAAAGACGGGGCTAATCTTGACGACAACCATCCCAACGGGCGACGTGCCAAGTCCAAACATGCTCACCCGTTTGACCCCGAGAACCGCGGACCATTGGTCTTTTTTGTCTTAGTCATAATTTTCTTCTGCTGCGTGATTGTGATCGCAGCTTTCAATGAGGACGCAGCTTTCAATGAGGACCAACCACCTGGCGTTGGCGATATCTTCCTCCGACTTATAGGAAAAAGTGGGCTTGATCCCGGTGCCTCTCCGCCGACTTCGCCGGCTTTCCGCCTTGTGTTGGACTTCGAACGAACACCACAAACCTACCGGCGCTGCAGCGGAGGAGGCAACTCGTTGCTGCACGTCTCCTACCATGACATGATCCTGGCGTGGGCTCAAGTGCCAGATTTCTGCATCTACGGCGACCGGGGCATTGGCAGTGTTGGTACCTTGGAGGTGGAGGCCAAGGCAGACGCCTCCGTGCTGCGAGAGGAGGTGCGCAACTTGCTTTGGAGCGAGATTCAGGTCGTGGGGAAGGTCAAGTTCGACGTGCAAGGAGAGGTCGTGGGCCTAGGGTATCTTCGCTGCGAGTTCTTCATCATGAAAGATAAGGCTGCGCATGTGCCCAAGAGCCTGTGCATCCTCCGTCAATAG